The proteins below are encoded in one region of Pseudophryne corroboree isolate aPseCor3 chromosome 8, aPseCor3.hap2, whole genome shotgun sequence:
- the GJB1 gene encoding gap junction beta-1 protein, with product MNWAGLYGILSGVNRYSTGIGRIWLSVVFIFRIMVLVVAAESVWGDERAQFTCNTQQPGCNSVCYDHFFPISHIRLWALQLIIVSTPALLVAMHVAHQQHQEKRNLRLSGHDDPKELAEVKKQKIRISGTLWWTYTLSVIFRIIFEAAFMYIFYLIYPGYAMIRLVKCDAYPCPNTVDCFISRPTEKTIFTVFMLSASGICIVLNVAEVFFLIGKACTRRRQKHKDSYHGHEHRQNEMNTLLTGESLRKQAAAGQEKERCATS from the coding sequence ATGaactgggcgggattatatggcatTTTGAGTGGTGTGAATCGCTACTCCACAGGTATCGGGCGGATATGGCTCTCTGTGGTCTTCATCTTCCGTATAATGGTGCTTGTAGTGGCTGCAGAAAGTGTATGGGGGGATGAGAGAGCGCAATTTACCTGCAATACACAGCAGCCTGGATGTAACAGCGTTTGTTATGACCACTTCTTCCCAATCTCACACATTCGCCTGTGGGCCCTACAGCTCATTATTGTGTCTACACCTGCCCTTCTTGTGGCCATGCATGTGGCTCATCAGCAGCACCAAGAGAAGAGAAATTTACGACTTTCTGGCCATGATGATCCTAAGGAGCTAGCAGAGGTTAAGAAGCAGAAAATCCGGATCTCGGGCACACTGTGGTGGACATATACACTAAGTGTGATTTTCAGGATCATCTTTGAAGCAGCTTTCATGTATATCTTCTACCTCATCTACCCTGGTTATGCCATGATACGGCTTGTCAAGTGTGATGCTTACCCCTGCCCTAACACAGTGGATTGTTTTATTTCTCGTCCTACAGAGAAAACCATCTTTACAGTATTCATGCTCAGTGCTTCAGGAATCTGCATTGTACTAAATGTAGCTGAAGTCTTCTTTCTCATTGGGAAGGCCTGTACCCGCAGACGTCAGAAGCATAAGGACTCATACCATGGACACGAGCATCGGCAGAATGAGATGAACACATTGCTAACAGGAGAGAGTCTTAGGAAGCAGGCCGCAGCAGGCCAAGAGAAAGAACGCTGTGCAACATCCTAG